The DNA segment CCAGTTCCCGCTGAACGACGCCAAGACCGCGATCTACAGCAAGGACCTCATCTCCTTCGCCCGCGACAAGGGCTGGCACAAGGGCGGAGACGCGGCCTTCAGCTTCGCCGACGCCTACGCGCCCCTCACCTTTGGCGCCCTCCGCGCCTGCGAGGCCCGGGTGTGGAGCATCTTCAACCGCGCCGCCAAGAGCCAGAAGATCCCCATGGATTTCGTGAAGGCGGAAAAGGGCGCCAAGCCCATGCCGCTGTTCGTCAAGCCCGACCAGAAGCTGGACGTGCGCGACGCCATGGAGCTGATGCGCGACCACTATGAAGGCACAGATTTCGACATGACCAAGGACGTGGGCGCCGGCCCCTACAAGCTGCCCTACCGGTGGCGGCCCATGGGCTTCAAGATCGACGGCCAGGATTACGTCCACGAGCGCGCCATCAGCACCCAGCAGACCGGCTTCTCCTTCGTGAGCCAGGCCCGGAGCTGGATGCCCGATCCCGTCGGCGGCGTCCTGTGGTTCGGCGTGGACGACACCTACACCACGGTCTACGTCCCCATCTCCTGCGGAATCAAGGAAGCGCCCCGGGCCTTCGCCATGGGCACCGGCAACTTCGATTCATTCAGCTGGGACAGCGCCTTCTGGACCTTCAACTTCGTGAGCAACTACACCTACACGCGCTGGAGCGACATGATCGTCGACGTCCAGAAGGTGCAGCGCGAGTTCGAGGGCCGCTACGCCGCCGACCAGGCGGAAGTGGACCGCACCGCCCTGGAGCTGTACAAGCAGAACCCCGCCGCCGCCCGCGACTACCTCACCCAGTACGCCGCCCGGGAGACCGACGAACTGATGGGCCGCTGGAAGAAGCTGGGCGAATTCCTGATCTGGAAATACCTGGATGGCAACGTCCGCAACGAGAAGGGCGAAGTCACCCACCCCAAGGCTCCCGAGGACTGGCTGCGCTGCATCGTCAAGGACCACGGCGACGCCATCAAGGTCAAGAAGGTGGAAGGGCTCGCGCCCGACGAGGAATGACCCGGGCCAAAGCCCCTCGATTCCAGGAAAGGCCCCGCGATGCGGGGCCTTTCCGCATCCACTTGTGACCTCCGGCCGTTCGCTCCCCGTGGGATGATGGCGGGTTTTCCCGAGGTCTCCATGCGCCGTCCCGATCCGCATTCCTACTACGATTCCACGCAGCCGAAGACCCGGCGCCTCCGCCTGAAGCTGGGGGTGGATTTCGCCGAGAAGCGGATCGACGGCGAGGCGATCCTCGAATTCGGCCGACCCGGCTCCGGCTCCCTGGACCTCGACACCAAGGGATTGGAGATCCGGAGCGTCCATGTCCCGGGCCAGGGCCCCATCCCCTGGGAACTGGGGGAGGCCGATCCCATCCTCGGCAACCGCCTCCGCATCCAACTGCCGCCGGATGCCCAGGAAGTGGCCATCGCCTACCGCACGGCCCCGGACGCCATGGCCCTCCAGTGGCTGGAGCCGGAGCAGACCGAAGGGAAGGTCGCGCCCTACCTGTTCAGCCAGTGCCAGCAGATCCACGCGCGGACCATGGTCCCCTGCCAGGACACGCCCACGGTGCGGGTGTCCTACCAGGCCGAGGTGACCGTCCCTGACGGCCTCACCGCCGTGATGTCCGCCGGCCCGACCGGGGACGAGCGCACCCGCGACGGCCGCCGCGTGTTCCGCTTCGCCATGCCCCAGCCCATCCCGTCCTACCTCCTGGCCCTGGCCGTGGGACGGCTGGAATCCCGCGACCTCAGTCCCCGCGCGCGGGTGTGGGCCGAGCCGGAAACGGTGGAGGCCGCCGCCTGGGAATTCGCGGGCGTGGAGGACATGATCCTCAAGGCGGAGGGCCTGTTCGGACCCTATCCCTGGGACCGCTACGACATGCTGGTCCTGCCCCCCTCCTTCCCCTACGGCGGGATGGAAAACCCCCGCATGACCTTCCTCACGCCCACCCTGCTGGCCGGGGACCGCAGCCTGGTGGACGTGGTCGCCCACGAGCTGGCCCACAGCTGGACCGGCAACCTCGTGACCAACGCCGGGATGGAGCACTTCTGGCTGAACGAGGGCTTCACCGTGTGGGCCGAGCGCCGGATCCTGCGCATCCTCCACGGGGAGGACGCCGCCGCCCTGGGCTGGGCCACGGGCCAGAAGGCCCTGGAGGAGAGCCTCGCGCGATTCAAGGACCAGCCGCAGCTCACGGTCCTGCGGATGCACCTGGACGGCGTGGATCCCGACGACGCCTTCTCCAGCATCCCGTATGAAAAGGGCGCCCGCCTGGTGGCGGCCCTGGAGCGGGAGGTCGGCGAGGAGCGCTTCCTCCGCTTCCTCCGCGAATACATGGACGCCTTCCGCTTCACCTCGATCACCACCGAGCAGTTCTGCACCTTCGCGGCGGCCAAGCTGCCCGGCGCGCTGGAGGCCGTGGACGCCCGCGCCTACCTCGACCGCCCCGGCATGCCCGCCACCGCGCCCGAGTTCCGCAGCGTCCAGCTCGACACCCTCACGGTGCTGGCGGAGAGCTGGAAGGACGGCGGCCGGCCCAGCCTCCATCAGATCGCCAGCTGGAAGCCCTCGGAACTGCTGGTCTACCTCCAGAAGCTGCCCCGCGACCTGTCCGTCGCCGACTGCGCGTGGCTGGACGAGCACTTCCACCTGATGGGCCGCGGCAACCACGAGATCCTGGTGGAGTGGCTCACCCTGGCCGCCGCCGCCGACTACGAGCCCGCCTTCTCCAAGATCCGCGAGGTCCTCACCCGCGTGGGCCGGATGAAATACCTGCGCCCCCTCTACGGCGCCCTGGGCCGCCACGCCCGCACCCGCACCCTGGCGCGCGAGATCTTCGCCGCCGCCAGCCCCGGCTACCACGGCCTCTCCCGGCGCGTCGTGCAGTCCGTGCTCGAAGCCTACGCCGCCTAGCGCCCAGGAGCCCCCATGTCCCACGGATCCGATCCCCAGGAAATCAAGGGCCTGCCCGCCAATGCGCGGCGGGAGCTGGCGCCCGGCGAGAGCTACGTCCCCCTGGTGCCCCAGGACGGGATGCCCGAAGTCACGCCCCGCGCCATCACGATGGGCCTCATCTTCTGCGCCATCTTCAGCATGGCGGCGGCCTACCTCGCCCTGAAGCTGGGCCAGGGGATCGAAGCCGCCATCCCCATCGCCATCCTCGCCGTGGGCCTCAGCCGGTTCTTCCCGCGGAAGAACACGATCCTGGAGAACGTGATCGTCCAGAGCATCGGCGCCAACAGCAGCCATGTGGTGAGCGGCGCCGCCTTCACCATCCCCGCCCTCTACATCCTGGCCCAGACGCCCGGCAGCGGCGTGCCCACGCCCACCCTGTGGCAGGTGGTCCTGGTGAGCTTCCTGGGCGGGTGCATCGGGATCCTGTTCCTGGTCCCCCTGCGCCACCACTTCATGGTGGAGAACCACGGGATCTTCCCCTGGCCCGAAGCCACCGCCACCGCGGAGATCCTGGTGACCGGCGAGAAGGCCGGCAACCAGGCCAAGGAACTCGCCATCGCCGCCTTCATCGGCGCCGCCTACGACGGCATCACCTCGATCTTCCGCGGCATGGGCGAGTACCTGCGCCTGGAGCACGTGTGGGTGGGCCGGGCGCTGCGCGAGAAGTTCATGTCCTTCAACTTCCTGAACAGCGCGGCCACGCTGGGCATCGGCTACATCATCGGGCTGAAGTACTCCGCCGTGATCGCCGCCGGCTCCTTCTTCAGCATGTTCGTCCTCGTGCCCCTCTTCCACGCCATCGGCCAGTACGTGCCCATGGTGGTGGCGCCGGGCACGAAGCTCATCGCCGACATGACGCCGGAGCAGGTGTTCTTCGCCTACATCCGGATCGTCGGCGTGGGCGCCATCGCGGGCGCGGGCGTCATGGGCGTGCTGGCCTCCATGCCCAACATGATCCGCAGCATCATCAGCAACCTCAAGGCGCTGAAGAACCGCGACGCGGCGGCCGAATCCGCCACCGCGGCCCGCACCGACCGCAGCCTCGGCGGATCCATGGTCGCCGTGGGGCTCGTCACCTGCACCGTGGGGACCCTCGCCTTCCTCAGCTTCGGGCTGGGGATCAAGCAGGCGTTGATGCCCGCGCTGGTGGCCACCCTGGTGGTGATGATCATCGCCTTCTTCTTCGCGCCCGTCGCGGCGCGGGCCATCGCCACCATCGGCACCAACCCCATCAGCGGCATGACCATGCTGACCCTCGTCATCACCGGCGTCCTGATGCTCAAGCTGCACTTCACCGGCGGCTACGGGATGTTCCTCACCATGATGGTGGGCGGCATCGTGTGCACGGCCCTGGCCGCCTCCGGCGCCTTCAGCACCGACCTCAAGATCGGCCACTGGATCGGCGCCACCCCGGCCCGCCAGATCGCCTGGAAGTTCGTGGGCACCTTCGTGGCGGCCCTGTTCACGGGCATCGCCATGTGGCTGATGGCCAAGCAGGTGAACCTCGACGGCACCATGGCCCTGGGCACCTCCATCCCCGCTCCCCAGGCCAGCGCCATGAAGGCCATCCTCGAAGGCATCTTCGGCACCGCGTCCATGCCCCTCCGCTGGTACGCCTTCGGCCTGGGCGTCATGCTGTCCATCGTCCTGCGGATGGTGGAACTGCCCGCCCTGGGCTTCGCCCTGGGGATGTACCTCCCCATCGAGCTGAACACGCCCCTCTTCCTCGGCGGCCTCCTGGCCCACTGGGTGAACCGGCCCAAGGCGGGCACCTCCGAAGCGGACGCCAAGGCCCGGGAGAACCGCGGCGTCCTGATCGCCAGCGGCCTCATGGCCGGCGGCGCCATCATGGGCGTGGTCGCCAGCTTCATCAAACTGAAGTGGACTGAAGGCTTCCCCCTGCTCAGCGCCCACCAGGCCGAAGGCGCCCTCGGCGAATGGATCGGCGTCCTGGCCCTCGTGGCCCTCTGCCTCTACGTGGTCGTCTACAGCCGGCAGGCGAAGGGCGAGGCGTAGGAAAGCGAAGGACTATCAACCGCAGATAACGCAGATAGGCGCAGATGAAAAGCCGCAATCGGGCTTGATCTGCGTCATCTGCGGTTCCTAGAAATCACTTGACCAGTTCGGCCACCAATTCCGACTGCACGCCCCGCGGGCCCACGGCCAGATTCCCGCTGTCGAACCACCCCTGCCCGCCCTCCCAGTCAGTCAGCGCGCCGCCGGCCTCCCGCACCAACAGGACGCCGGCGGCGAGGTCCCAGGGTTTGAGGCCCAGCTCGAAGTAGCCGTCGTAGATCCCGCAGGCGACGTGGGCCAAATCCAGGGCGGCGCTGCCGGCGCGGCGGATGCCCTTGGCGCGGGGGAACACGCGGTTCAGGGCGGCGTTGAACCTCGGCCAACGGTCCCCCAATTGATAGGCGAAGCCGGTGGCGAGGAAGGCGCCGTCCAGGCCCGCCTGTTGGGAAACGCGCATGGGGCGGCCGTTCCAGGTGGCGCCCCCACCGCGCACCGCCGTGAAGCAATCCTCTCGCAGGGGATCGAGGACGCAGCCGACGACGGCACCTTCGGCATCCCACAGGGCCACGGAGACGCACCAGTGGGGGAAGCCCTGGACGAAGTTCAGCGTCCCGTCCAGGGGATCGACGATCCAGCGGATCTCCTCGTTCCCGGAGCCGCCGCCCTCTTCGCCGAGGAAGCCGTACTGGGGAAAGCGGAAGCCCAGCTCGGCGCGGATGGCCGCTTCGGAGGCCCGGTCCGCCTCGCTCACGACGTCGTTCTTGGTCTTTTCCTCGATAGTGGCGGGATCCAGCTTCCGGAAATAGGAGAGCAGCACCTTCCCGCCGGCCTGGGCCGCGGCCTCGCAGGCCTCGCGTTGAGCATCGAACATGGTCACCGTCCTGGGGCGATTCTCCCATGGGCGGAGCGTCAGGCCGGCAGCAGGTCCGTGAAGACGAAGCCGTCCCGCAGCACCGTCTCGCCCTTCCGGAGCGCCACGGGCCCCCGGAACATGGGGCCGTCCCAGGCGAAGGTGTGGAACTCGCCCCGCTCGCCGCAGGGATCCACCTCCGGCGGCAGGTCGGCCAGCAATTGGGCGTCGAATTCCCGGCCCGCGAACGCCGGATCCAGGGCGCGGGGATCGACGCAGGCGAGGGTGGCTTTCAGTCCACCACCGACCATCTCCCGGGCGAGCGCCGCCGTGTCCCGTCCCCAGAGGGGGAAGATGGGCCGGAGTCCGGTGCCCTCCAGTTTCTGCATCCGATAGGCCCGAACGTCCTCCAGGAAGAGATCCCCAAAGGCCATCACCTCGAAGCCCTCGTTTCCCGCCCGCCGGCAGACTTCAGCCATCAGCGCTTCATAGACTTCGTTGGAGCAGGGCCAGGGGAGCGGCACCTTCCACAGCGGCAATCCAGCCGCCTCCGCCTGGGCTTCCAGAAGGGCCTCGCGCACCCCGTGCATGGCCACCCGCTCGAAGGCGGCGTTGGTGGTGGTGAGCAGGGCCGCCACATCCACCTCGCCCCTTTCGCGAAGCACATGGAGGGCCCAAGCGGCGTCCTTGCCGCTGGACCAGCTCAGGAGGGCCTTGGGTCGGGTCATCTCCTCAGGATAGGGGCCCTGAATCCGAGTCGAAAATCCTGACGAATTTGGTAAACTTTGTAGGGAGCCTGCCATGCCCAAGGTCATCAACATCGAACCCACGCCCAATCCCGACGCCCTGAAGTTCCTGGTGCATCCGGCCATCCTGCGGGCGGGCTCGCGGTCCTTCAAGGACTTCGGCGCTGCCGTGGGCGACCCCCTCGGCTCCAGCCTGTTCGGCCTGGGTAAGGTCACGTCCGTCTTCTACATGGATCGGTTCGTGACGGTGAACAAGGAGCCCTCCGCCGAGTGGAGCGACCTCATCGACCCCATCTGCGAGGCCATCGAGGACCTGAGGTTGCCGGAGAGCGACACCGGCGATCTGGCCGCCAAGACGACCGGCGGGGACGCCGACGCGACCCTGGAGCGGATCAACCACCTACTCGATACCCGGATCCGCCCCGGCCTGGCCGGCGACGGCGGCGGCCTGGAGGTGATCTCCTTCGACGGCCAGACCCTCCAGATCAGCTACCACGGGGCCTGCGGCTCCTGCCCCTCCTCCACCAGCGGGACGCTCCGGTACATCGAGGGCCTCCTCC comes from the Geothrix sp. 21YS21S-4 genome and includes:
- a CDS encoding inositol monophosphatase family protein encodes the protein MFDAQREACEAAAQAGGKVLLSYFRKLDPATIEEKTKNDVVSEADRASEAAIRAELGFRFPQYGFLGEEGGGSGNEEIRWIVDPLDGTLNFVQGFPHWCVSVALWDAEGAVVGCVLDPLREDCFTAVRGGGATWNGRPMRVSQQAGLDGAFLATGFAYQLGDRWPRFNAALNRVFPRAKGIRRAGSAALDLAHVACGIYDGYFELGLKPWDLAAGVLLVREAGGALTDWEGGQGWFDSGNLAVGPRGVQSELVAELVK
- a CDS encoding M1 family metallopeptidase, which translates into the protein MRRPDPHSYYDSTQPKTRRLRLKLGVDFAEKRIDGEAILEFGRPGSGSLDLDTKGLEIRSVHVPGQGPIPWELGEADPILGNRLRIQLPPDAQEVAIAYRTAPDAMALQWLEPEQTEGKVAPYLFSQCQQIHARTMVPCQDTPTVRVSYQAEVTVPDGLTAVMSAGPTGDERTRDGRRVFRFAMPQPIPSYLLALAVGRLESRDLSPRARVWAEPETVEAAAWEFAGVEDMILKAEGLFGPYPWDRYDMLVLPPSFPYGGMENPRMTFLTPTLLAGDRSLVDVVAHELAHSWTGNLVTNAGMEHFWLNEGFTVWAERRILRILHGEDAAALGWATGQKALEESLARFKDQPQLTVLRMHLDGVDPDDAFSSIPYEKGARLVAALEREVGEERFLRFLREYMDAFRFTSITTEQFCTFAAAKLPGALEAVDARAYLDRPGMPATAPEFRSVQLDTLTVLAESWKDGGRPSLHQIASWKPSELLVYLQKLPRDLSVADCAWLDEHFHLMGRGNHEILVEWLTLAAAADYEPAFSKIREVLTRVGRMKYLRPLYGALGRHARTRTLAREIFAAASPGYHGLSRRVVQSVLEAYAA
- a CDS encoding dipeptidase; the encoded protein is MRFRPLVLLGTLLAAGAALEACTNLLVTKGASKDGSTMITYAADSHTLYGELYFKRGGRHLAGELRDIREWDSGFTFDTGKLLGRIPEAAVTYTRVGNMNEHQLTIAETTFGGRKELAGPSGIIDYGSLIYIALERAKTAREAIDVMTQLTEEFGYASTGESFSIADPNEVWILEMVGRGKGQKGSLWVAYKLPDGTISAHANQARIRQFPLNDAKTAIYSKDLISFARDKGWHKGGDAAFSFADAYAPLTFGALRACEARVWSIFNRAAKSQKIPMDFVKAEKGAKPMPLFVKPDQKLDVRDAMELMRDHYEGTDFDMTKDVGAGPYKLPYRWRPMGFKIDGQDYVHERAISTQQTGFSFVSQARSWMPDPVGGVLWFGVDDTYTTVYVPISCGIKEAPRAFAMGTGNFDSFSWDSAFWTFNFVSNYTYTRWSDMIVDVQKVQREFEGRYAADQAEVDRTALELYKQNPAAARDYLTQYAARETDELMGRWKKLGEFLIWKYLDGNVRNEKGEVTHPKAPEDWLRCIVKDHGDAIKVKKVEGLAPDEE
- a CDS encoding NifU family protein: MPKVINIEPTPNPDALKFLVHPAILRAGSRSFKDFGAAVGDPLGSSLFGLGKVTSVFYMDRFVTVNKEPSAEWSDLIDPICEAIEDLRLPESDTGDLAAKTTGGDADATLERINHLLDTRIRPGLAGDGGGLEVISFDGQTLQISYHGACGSCPSSTSGTLRYIEGLLQEEISPSLRVVSW
- a CDS encoding OPT family oligopeptide transporter, producing the protein MSHGSDPQEIKGLPANARRELAPGESYVPLVPQDGMPEVTPRAITMGLIFCAIFSMAAAYLALKLGQGIEAAIPIAILAVGLSRFFPRKNTILENVIVQSIGANSSHVVSGAAFTIPALYILAQTPGSGVPTPTLWQVVLVSFLGGCIGILFLVPLRHHFMVENHGIFPWPEATATAEILVTGEKAGNQAKELAIAAFIGAAYDGITSIFRGMGEYLRLEHVWVGRALREKFMSFNFLNSAATLGIGYIIGLKYSAVIAAGSFFSMFVLVPLFHAIGQYVPMVVAPGTKLIADMTPEQVFFAYIRIVGVGAIAGAGVMGVLASMPNMIRSIISNLKALKNRDAAAESATAARTDRSLGGSMVAVGLVTCTVGTLAFLSFGLGIKQALMPALVATLVVMIIAFFFAPVAARAIATIGTNPISGMTMLTLVITGVLMLKLHFTGGYGMFLTMMVGGIVCTALAASGAFSTDLKIGHWIGATPARQIAWKFVGTFVAALFTGIAMWLMAKQVNLDGTMALGTSIPAPQASAMKAILEGIFGTASMPLRWYAFGLGVMLSIVLRMVELPALGFALGMYLPIELNTPLFLGGLLAHWVNRPKAGTSEADAKARENRGVLIASGLMAGGAIMGVVASFIKLKWTEGFPLLSAHQAEGALGEWIGVLALVALCLYVVVYSRQAKGEA